Proteins from one Palaemon carinicauda isolate YSFRI2023 chromosome 26, ASM3689809v2, whole genome shotgun sequence genomic window:
- the Miox gene encoding inositol oxygenase → MASKEQKIIMIDPSLVYRPEEAIRKANWDFRQFPEDSEDPKLAKVKETYLKMHTNQCVDYVKKRLDHWSKFDKFEATIMEALEQLNDLIDESDPDTDVPNIIHAFQTAERLREAHPEKGWLHLTGLIHDLGKVMAFYGEPQWSTVGDTFIVGCEFGESVVYRNTTFHNNPDNKNSKLNTKYGMYEPNCGLDNVHMSWGHDEYMYRVLKHNKSTIPEEGLYIIRYHSFYPWHTGGDYMHLCNNKDLEMMPWIREFNKFDLYTKKDELPDIEALKPYYQSLIDQYCPGKLKW, encoded by the exons ATGGCC agCAAGGAACAGAAAATTATCATGATAGACCCTTCATTAGTCTATCGTCCAGAGGAGGCCATCAGGAAAGCTAACTGGGACTTCCGCCAGTTTCCAGAGGACTCGGAAGATCCCAAACTCGCCAAAGTGAAAGAAACATATTTGAAAATGCACACGAACCAATGTGTGGATTACGTCAAAAAGAGG CTCGATCACTGGAGCAAGTTCGACAAATTCGAAGCAACGATCATGGAAGCCCTGGAACAGTTGAACGACCTCATCGATGAGAGCGATCCGGACACTGACGTCCCGAACATCATCCACGCATTCCAGACGGCCGAGAGATTGAGGGAGGCTCATCCCGAGAAGGGATGGCTGCACTTGACGGGACTCATACATGACCTCGGAAAG GTTATGGCGTTCTACGGTGAGCCCCAGTGGTCCACAGTTGGCGATACTTTCATCGTTGGTTGTGAATTCGGAGAATCTGTCGTCTACAGAAACACAACTTTTCATAACAATCCTGACAATAAGAATTCGAAACTGAA CACGAAGTACGGAATGTACGAACCCAACTGCGGACTGGACAACGTGCACATGTCATGGGGACATGACGAGTACATGTACCGGGTCTTGAAACATAATAAGAGCACAATACCCGAAGAGGGTCTTTACATAATCAG GTATCACTCGTTTTATCCTTGGCACACTGGCGGGGACTACATGCATCTCTGTAACAATAAGGACTTGGAAATGATGCCATGGATCAGAGAGTTCAA CAAGTTCGACTTGTACACCAAGAAAGACGAACTTCCTGACATTGAAGCCCTGAAGCCGTATTATCAATCCCTGATCGACCAGTACTGCCCAGGAAAACTGAAGTGGTAG